A single region of the Rhipicephalus microplus isolate Deutch F79 chromosome 10, USDA_Rmic, whole genome shotgun sequence genome encodes:
- the LOC142774894 gene encoding uncharacterized protein LOC142774894 — MEYCSYDPDEYVVERTSWRCWRCRLPRYDTLAFLLLHAGYVSQWAFDYRFYRAGGLTLVNVGHVVAVQQVAMVLGRIIPLTRMPCPSRKLPRIRIPRGLALAIPLALAIAMMAKARGHFYAAAAAQGFLVSAIAEAVCPIDDVDISVWQQ; from the exons ATGGAGTATTGCAGCTACGATCCTGACGAGTATGTTGTCGAACGGACGTCATG GCGCTGTTGGCGGTGTCGCTTGCCGCGGTACGACACCCTGGCCTTTCTCCTGCTGCACGCGGGGTACGTGTCCCAGTGGGCGTTCGACTACCGCTTCTACCGGGCCGGCGGACTGACCCTAGTCAACGTGGGCCACGTGGTGGCCGTGCAGCAGGTGGCAATGGTACTGGGTCGCATTATCCCCCTCACTCGAATG CCCTGCCCATCGCGGAAGCTACCCCGCATACGCATACCGAGAGGTCTGGCACTGGCAATCCCGCTGGCACTGGCAATCGCCATGATGGCCAAGGCCCGCGGTCATTTCTACGCAGCGGCTGCGGCGCAGGGCTTCTTGGTGTCGGCCATCGCGGAAGCGGTGTGCCCCATCGACGATGTCGACATCTCCGTCTGGCAG CAGTGA